A window of Nitrospira sp. contains these coding sequences:
- a CDS encoding cytochrome P450, translating to MSGPVQSFTLVDVPGGTRFLRHLQAFKTSPLETMAGWWRQHGDALRFRLGPKVIYLLSHPDLAEAILVHHADRFLKVYDPRRPAGLALVLGNGLVTSSGETWKRHRRIIQPIFHRSRMAAMADRMVQVGEHRLAEWASLQGRPVDIAVEMMQLALEVISQTMFTTSMAQHIDRINQSLRVSLRYAFDSFHNPLRLPPWVPTARNREFRAAMEFLNGLIYGLIAERRQSGVRHDDLLNLLLQARDEETGTGLTDQELRDEALTIFAAGHETTANALAWTWYLLATHPDARARFHEEVDRVLQGRAPNAGDLVNLPYTRAVFDESLRLYPPAVAVQRKTSSAITIGGIALPAEAIILVGVYNLHRHPAFWPDPDRFMPERWLDGERPDTRCAYLPFGAGPRACVGTHFATVEGPLLLALIGRHYDPRLAQEHVEPELMVTLRPKGGIRMILHPRSHVPATSAV from the coding sequence ATGTCAGGTCCGGTTCAGTCCTTCACGCTGGTGGATGTCCCCGGCGGTACGCGATTCCTCCGCCACTTGCAGGCGTTCAAAACGAGCCCGCTGGAAACGATGGCGGGTTGGTGGCGTCAACACGGCGACGCACTTCGCTTCCGGCTCGGCCCCAAGGTGATCTATCTGCTCAGTCATCCCGACTTGGCGGAAGCCATCCTGGTTCACCACGCTGACCGCTTCCTCAAAGTGTATGATCCCCGGCGACCAGCCGGCCTTGCGCTGGTGCTGGGCAATGGATTGGTGACCAGTTCGGGAGAAACCTGGAAACGGCACCGTCGCATCATTCAACCGATCTTTCACCGTTCACGGATGGCGGCCATGGCCGACCGGATGGTCCAAGTGGGCGAACACCGCCTGGCTGAGTGGGCCAGCCTCCAGGGGCGGCCGGTCGACATCGCGGTCGAGATGATGCAACTGGCCCTGGAAGTCATCTCTCAAACGATGTTCACCACCAGCATGGCTCAGCACATCGACCGGATCAACCAGTCGTTGCGCGTCAGCTTGAGATACGCCTTCGACTCGTTTCACAACCCGTTGCGCCTCCCCCCCTGGGTCCCGACGGCTCGCAACCGTGAGTTTCGCGCCGCGATGGAATTTCTGAATGGCCTGATCTATGGACTGATTGCCGAACGGCGTCAGAGCGGAGTGCGGCACGACGATTTGCTCAACCTCCTGCTCCAAGCCCGTGACGAGGAAACGGGGACCGGCCTCACCGACCAAGAATTGCGCGATGAAGCCCTGACGATTTTCGCAGCAGGCCACGAGACTACCGCGAATGCACTGGCCTGGACCTGGTATCTGCTCGCCACCCACCCTGACGCGAGAGCTCGTTTCCACGAAGAAGTCGATCGCGTGCTTCAGGGGCGAGCACCGAACGCCGGTGATCTCGTGAATCTCCCTTACACACGTGCGGTATTTGACGAATCACTCCGGCTGTACCCACCTGCTGTCGCTGTTCAGCGCAAAACCTCGAGCGCCATCACGATCGGCGGCATCGCCTTGCCGGCCGAAGCGATCATCCTCGTCGGAGTGTACAACCTGCATCGGCACCCGGCCTTCTGGCCGGACCCGGATCGGTTCATGCCGGAACGATGGCTGGATGGTGAACGCCCGGATACCCGATGTGCATACCTTCCCTTCGGCGCAGGACCGCGGGCCTGCGTCGGGACACACTTCGCGACCGTAGAAGGGCCGTTGCTCCTCGCGCTGATCGGCCGCCACTACGATCCGCGCCTGGCTCAGGAACACGTCGAGCCTGAACTCATGGTCACCCTGCGCCCCAAAGGCGGCATCCGAATGATCCTTCACCCACGCAGCCACGTACCAGCTACTTCCGCAGTCTAA